The window CTCCGATGATGACGATTTTCATGTGATGTCTCCGTTCGCGCCTGCCGTTGCGGCGCACGTTGCTCGATGGGATGTTTGGGTGAAGGGCTTCGTTGAGAGACCGGCCTCTCGAAGCTGTCGAGCTCGAGGCCTTATCGAAGCCTTGGAGTTTGTCAGCCGAGCCAGACACGGCCTTGAAGGCGGCGCGCCATGGTTCGGCGCTAACAGGCGGTCAGTAATTCCACAAGGCGGGGACCCAACGATAACCGTTGCCAACGGCCGCCACCCGGCAGACGGACGGGAACGGCAGGTGAGTGCCCAGCAGCGGCTCGCCGGTCGCCGCCAACTCCCGCAACAGACGGGCACGGACGCGGACAGCCTCCTCGGGGTCGTGCTCGAAGCCGTTATGCCACTCGAGGTGATCGAAGCCGTGCGGGAGCACGGCGTCGCCGACGAACGTCAGGCGCTCGCCGCCGGATGCCAGGCGGACGATGCTATGCCCGGGGGTGTGGCCGCCCGTGCGCGTGACGACCACGCCCGGCGCCACCTCGGCGTCCGCTTCGAACGTCTGCAGCTTGCTACCGTACTGGGCCAGGAACCGTCGGGCGGCCGACCGGATCATCTCCGTCATCGGCCCCGGCATGGCGGTGCGGGAGAAATCGGGCGCCTGCCAGAACTCGGCCTCGGCGGCCGACGCGTGGATCCGGACGTCCGGACGCAGCTGATCCTGCACCCCGT is drawn from Bradyrhizobium prioriisuperbiae and contains these coding sequences:
- a CDS encoding MBL fold metallo-hydrolase yields the protein MSLDKTSHPGGPGPDELVPSRYVQRVGEIDVMVVSDGVISISAEAMATNADPAVRSAWLHERLQPEVMDWALNEVVVRSGGRTILIDSGLGMEAPNFPKTGRWSSRLQAAGIDLAEVTDVVLTHMHFDHVGGLLVDGVQDQLRPDVRIHASAAEAEFWQAPDFSRTAMPGPMTEMIRSAARRFLAQYGSKLQTFEADAEVAPGVVVTRTGGHTPGHSIVRLASGGERLTFVGDAVLPHGFDHLEWHNGFEHDPEEAVRVRARLLRELAATGEPLLGTHLPFPSVCRVAAVGNGYRWVPALWNY